The window ACACGAAGAAGGTGAAGACGAATATCACAAAAATCGCGTTCGCTATGGTCCAGCAGAGCGACACAATGGGACGGTTCAGAACGATGTATGGAAAGACCAGAAACAGTACCGTGATCAGGTACGCGATGCCGGTGTAGAGGGCGGACCTCAAAGGCTTCTTGTTTCCACCTTCAGACTTCCGCGACAGATAGTCCGATGCGGACATGGAGAGTGCCGCGGCGAGTCCCGTGATGATACCGGACAGCGCCACTATCTTTGCGTTCTGTATCGCTAACGTTAAACCTGCGAGCGCGCCCGTCAGTTCCACGAGCGCGTCGTTCAGACCAAGAACCATCGAACCTATGTACTCGATCCTCTCTTCGTCTATAAGCTTGAGCAACAATTTTTCGTGTTCCTCTTCGTCGCTCAGCAGTTCCGTTTGCCCGATGTCGCTGTACTTTTTCTGAGCCTTTTCTTCGCTCTGCTCCATCAGCTTCAAGGTGAAGGTTATACCTAAAAGCTTCACGAGGAAAAGATAGAAAATCACCTTCCACCAGCTCGGTGTTATGTCGGTCTGCGTGAAGTTTTTCAGCTTCCTGTAGTGCGCCAGCTCATCTTTCGCGATCTTCGAGAGAACTTCTGAGTTCTTCTCATCCATTCTGGCAAGTTTTGAATAGACTATGTA is drawn from Thermotoga sp. Ku-13t and contains these coding sequences:
- a CDS encoding VIT1/CCC1 transporter family protein; protein product: MQKAEMTEYIVYSKLARMDEKNSEVLSKIAKDELAHYRKLKNFTQTDITPSWWKVIFYLFLVKLLGITFTLKLMEQSEEKAQKKYSDIGQTELLSDEEEHEKLLLKLIDEERIEYIGSMVLGLNDALVELTGALAGLTLAIQNAKIVALSGIITGLAAALSMSASDYLSRKSEGGNKKPLRSALYTGIAYLITVLFLVFPYIVLNRPIVSLCWTIANAIFVIFVFTFFVSVVKEENFKKNFLEMLSISMGVAAVSFFIGLLARKFFNIEV